Proteins found in one Triticum aestivum cultivar Chinese Spring chromosome 4D, IWGSC CS RefSeq v2.1, whole genome shotgun sequence genomic segment:
- the LOC123098086 gene encoding calmodulin-lysine N-methyltransferase isoform X2, protein MKMVWNAKEMSMFVISCPVEVHRNLIYRRDDSLELNDIEASNRFNIDTTGLVCCWPSEEVLAFYCINRSDMFRSKRVLELGAGYGLAGLVIAASANAGEVVISDGNPQVVGYIQQNISINAETFGQTKVKPMTLHWDQEQASDMLNSFDIIVASDCTFFKQFHQSLARTVKSLLKHSETSQAIFLSPKRGDSLNKFLDIIKEYDLCYELIENYDPTVWNLHRSYVAGDDTSWPNYNEEHCYPLLVRITFGHFV, encoded by the exons ATGAAAATGGTGTGGAATGCCAAAGAGATGTCTATGTTTGTTATAAGCTGCCCTGTGGAGGTTCACCGGAACTTAAT ATACAGAAGAGATGATTCCCTGGAACTAAATGACATTGAAGCTTCCAACAGATTCAATATTGACACTACTGGACTTGTAT GTTGTTGGCCGTCTGAAGAGGTCCTTGCCTTCTACTGTATCAACCGTTCAGATATGTTCAG GTCTAAAAGGGTGCTTGAACTTGGAGCTGGTTATGGATTGGCGGGACTTGTTATTGCAGCCAGTGCAAATGCTGGCGAGGTTGTTATTTCTGATGGAAACCCACAAGTAGTTGGAT ATATCCAGCAGAACATATCCATCAATGCAGAAACTTTTGGTCAAACGAAAGTTAAACCTATGACACTGCACTGGGATCAAGAGCAAGCTTCAGACATGTTGAACTCTTTTGACATCATTGTTGCAAGTGACTG TACATTTTTCAAGCAATTCCATCAAAGCCTTGCCCGGACAGTCAAATCTTTGTTGAAGCATTCAGAGACCTCGCAGGCTATCTTTCTGAGCCCGAAGAGAGGTGATTCACTCAACAAGTTCCTAGACATAATCAAAGAATATGATTTATGTTATGAGTTGATAGAGAACTATGATCCCACTGTCTGGAATCTGCACAGAAGTTATGTGGCGGGAGATGACACATCGTGGCCCAACTATAATGAGGAGCATTGCTATCCTTTGTTGGTCAGAATTACCTTTGGACATTTTGTTTGA
- the LOC123098086 gene encoding calmodulin-lysine N-methyltransferase isoform X1, with product MHIRPRLNRCFLRKNKLNQTSRAPFPVPMGSSSPSPSPEPPQSSAPAGGASNASLRWHILRRALLSRSASPHASEGTSNEPQEKGDTNKISRKTSRGFNLIECHTVPISQLNKSQGGSLNGNENGVECQRDVYVCYKLPCGGSPELNVIYRRDDSLELNDIEASNRFNIDTTGLVCCWPSEEVLAFYCINRSDMFRSKRVLELGAGYGLAGLVIAASANAGEVVISDGNPQVVGYIQQNISINAETFGQTKVKPMTLHWDQEQASDMLNSFDIIVASDCTFFKQFHQSLARTVKSLLKHSETSQAIFLSPKRGDSLNKFLDIIKEYDLCYELIENYDPTVWNLHRSYVAGDDTSWPNYNEEHCYPLLVRITFGHFV from the exons ATGCACATACGACCGCGTCTGAATCGATGCTTCCTGAGGAAAAACAAACTGAACCAGACATCTCGGGCTCCCTTCCCAGTCCCCATGGGATCCTCCTCGCCTTCCccttcgccggagccgccgcagtcGTCCGCTCCTGCCGGTGGAGCCTCCAATGCCAGCCTGCGGTGGCACATCCTCCGCCGCGCCCTGCTCTCTCGCTCCGCCTCTCCCCACGCATCAG AGGGAACTTCTAATGAGCCGCAGGAGAAAGGTGATACCAACAAAATTTCGAGGAAGACATCGCGTGGTTTTAATCTGATCGAGTGTCACACAGTGCCAATTTCACAGTTAAATAAATCACAAGGAGGTTCATTAAACGGAAATGAAAATGGTGTGGAATGCCAAAGAGATGTCTATGTTTGTTATAAGCTGCCCTGTGGAGGTTCACCGGAACTTAATGTAAT ATACAGAAGAGATGATTCCCTGGAACTAAATGACATTGAAGCTTCCAACAGATTCAATATTGACACTACTGGACTTGTAT GTTGTTGGCCGTCTGAAGAGGTCCTTGCCTTCTACTGTATCAACCGTTCAGATATGTTCAG GTCTAAAAGGGTGCTTGAACTTGGAGCTGGTTATGGATTGGCGGGACTTGTTATTGCAGCCAGTGCAAATGCTGGCGAGGTTGTTATTTCTGATGGAAACCCACAAGTAGTTGGAT ATATCCAGCAGAACATATCCATCAATGCAGAAACTTTTGGTCAAACGAAAGTTAAACCTATGACACTGCACTGGGATCAAGAGCAAGCTTCAGACATGTTGAACTCTTTTGACATCATTGTTGCAAGTGACTG TACATTTTTCAAGCAATTCCATCAAAGCCTTGCCCGGACAGTCAAATCTTTGTTGAAGCATTCAGAGACCTCGCAGGCTATCTTTCTGAGCCCGAAGAGAGGTGATTCACTCAACAAGTTCCTAGACATAATCAAAGAATATGATTTATGTTATGAGTTGATAGAGAACTATGATCCCACTGTCTGGAATCTGCACAGAAGTTATGTGGCGGGAGATGACACATCGTGGCCCAACTATAATGAGGAGCATTGCTATCCTTTGTTGGTCAGAATTACCTTTGGACATTTTGTTTGA
- the LOC123098087 gene encoding thaumatin-like protein 1, translating to MGIQRVWVVLALLCMCLREGGAVTFTFLNRCTGTVWPGILSNAGTARIEPTGFALPPGAARALPFPTGWSGRMWARTGCAQDAAGRFACATGDCGTGTLECSGRDGATPATLAEFTLDGGGHNDFYDVSLVDGYNLPILVEPAGSSATGTTCAAAGCSADLNLRCPAELRSAGGGACRSACDAFGKPEYCCSGAFANPNTCHPTAYSQAFKLACPRSYSYAFDDPTSTFTCAGGRDYTITFCPVATPSLKSAGGATVVPTPTMPGSTGFAPPVMPRQAGGQPDGQGVILGDNSWLANMATGDMSAATPRRTAMIPAAPLALFILRLLL from the exons ATGGGAATTCAAAGAGTTTGGGTCGTCCTTGCGCTGCTTTGTATGTGCCTGAGAG AGGGTGGAGCTGTGACATTCACGTTCCTGAACCGGTGCACGGGGACGGTGTGGCCGGGCATCCTGTCCAACGCCGGGACGGCGAGGATCGAGCCCACGGGCTTCGCGCTCCCGCCCGGCGCGGCGCGCGCGCTGCCGTTCCCGACCGGCTGGTCCGGCCGGATGTGGGCGCGCACGGGCTGCGCGCAGGACGCGGCCGGGCGGTTCGCGTGCGCCACGGGCGACTGCGGCACCGGCACGCTGGAGTGCTCCGGCCGGGACGGGGCGACGCCCGCGACGCTGGCGGAGTTCACGCTCGACGGCGGGGGGCACAACGACTTCTACGACGTGAGCCTGGTGGACGGCTACAACCTGCCGATCCTGGTGGAGCCCGCTGGGAGCAGCGCCACCGGCACGACGTGCGCGGCCGCGGGCTGCTCGGCTGACCTGAACCTGCGGTGCCCCGCGGAGCTGcggtcggcgggcggcggcgcgtgccgGAGCGCGTGCGACGCGTTCGGCAAGCCGGAGTACTGCTGCAGCGGCGCGTTCGCCAACCCCAACACCTGCCACCCCACCGCCTACTCGCAGGCGTTCAAGCTGGCGTGCCCGCGCTCCTACAGCTACGCCTTCGACGACCCCACCAGCACCTTCACCTGCGCCGGCGGCCGCGACTACACCATCACCTTCTGCCCCGTCGCCACCCCAAG CCTGAAATCGGCGGGTGGGGCGACGGTGGTGCCGACGCCGACGATGCCGGGCTCGACAGGGTTCGCGCCCCCGGTGATGCCGAGGCAGGCAGGCGGCCAACCCGACGGCCAGGGCGTGATACTGGGGGACAACTCCTGGCTCGCCAACATGGCCACCGGCGATATGTCGGCGGCGACGCCGAGGAGGACGGCCATGATCCCGGCCGCGCCGCTCGCTCTCTTCATCCTCCGGCTGCTTCTATAG